A genomic window from Fusarium oxysporum Fo47 chromosome X, complete sequence includes:
- a CDS encoding glycosyl hydrolase family 61-domain-containing protein — MKFSALALAALSQVASAHYFFDVSALNGVESKSFQYIRDFTRPTKYNPIKFSSNPSADIRDNSFADGEDIICNQGATGTGGNTEVLEVKGGDVMTFKLAVGAKMGHPGPTLAYMSAAGSDVKSYKGDGDWFKIMEEGVCNASGDFTKDAWCNYDAPSFDVKIPQGTPNGEYLLRVEHIGIHRSHVNQPEHYVSCAQVKVTGGSDGTVDAEMVKFPGAYKDTDEYANFSIYGGAKAFPMPGPKVWDGAASAGGSTGGNTEAPAAGNTEAPASTPAPEAGNGQQNGGEQAAPSATPEAGNNNGQNGGFPGAANQQFQGQTGSNGSPCSA; from the coding sequence ATGAAGTTCTCCGCTCTCGCCCTCGCTGCCCTCTCGCAGGTCGCTTCTGCCCACTACTTCTTCGACGTCAGCGCTCTCAACGGTGTCGAGTCTAAGTCCTTCCAGTACATCCGTGACTTCACTCGTCCCACCAAGTACAACCCCATCAAGTTCTCCTCCAACCCTTCCGCCGACATCCGCGACAACTCTTTCGCTGATGGTGAGGACATCATCTGCAACCAGGGTGCCACCGGAACCGGTGGTAACACTGAGGTCCTTGAGGTCAAGGGCGGCGATGTCATGACCTTCAAGCTTGCTGTCGGTGCCAAGATGGGTCACCCCGGACCTACTCTGGCCTACATGTCCGCCGCTGGTAGCGACGTCAAGTCCTACAAGGGAGACGGCGACTGGTTCAAGATCATGGAGGAGGGTGTCTGCAACGCCAGTGGTGACTTCACCAAGGACGCCTGGTGCAACTACGACGCCCCCTCTTTCGACGTCAAGATCCCCCAGGGTACCCCTAACGGCGAGTACCTCCTCCGAGTTGAGCACATCGGTATCCACCGATCCCACGTCAACCAGCCCGAGCACTACGTCTCTTGCGCTCAGGTCAAGGTTACCGGTGGCTCTGACGGCACTGTCGACGCCGAGATGGTCAAGTTCCCCGGTGCCTACAAGGACACCGATGAGTACGCCAACTTCTCCATCTACGGCGGTGCTAAAGCCTTCCCCATGCCCGGCCCCAAGGTCTGGGACGGTGCCGCTTCCGCTGGTGGCTCTACCGGTGGCAACACCGAAGCCCCTGCCGCTGGCAACACTGAGGCTCCCGCTTCTACCCCCGCTCCCGAGGCCGGTAACGGTCAGCAGAACGGTGGTGAGCAGGCCGCTCCCTCTGCCACTCCTGAGGCTGGCAACAACAACGGCCAGAACGGTGGCTTCCCCGGTGCCGCCAACCAGCAGTTCCAGGGACAGACTGGTTCCAACGGCTCTCCCTGCTCCGCTTAA
- a CDS encoding glycoside hydrolase superfamily, giving the protein MWLSTLLFALFTCVIAEDGIDGWLRYARLPSSVSINAKSLPRKIHIIGGSKRSPLGSAASELQKGFSGILNIDLKTETNSKSCDFSQSIVVTTEENLKKSCKGKLSHPKLEADGYWLSTSGNSVTIIGQNERGALYGAFEYLSMLGQGNFKKVEYASNPSAPIRWANQWDNLNASSTHGSIERGYGGPSIFFDGVKNVRKDLSRVPLFGRLLASIGINAVVINNVNADVRLFNSENRKGLIEIADLLRPWGVQVGLSLNFASPQLLGGLDTFDPLDEKVIKWWHELTDGLYDGIPDMAGYLVKANSEGQPGPITYNRTLADGANMFAKALEPHGGVVMFRAFVYDKLDWNDWKADRANAAVEFFKELDGKFDDNVVVQIKYGPIDFQIREPVSPLFSHLRKTNSAIELQISQEYLGQQCHLVYLPPLWKTILDFDMRIDGKKSQVRDIVSGKVFKRRLGGYAGVTNVGLDKTWLGSHLSMSNLYAFGRLAWDPTTDSQEILEDWTRLTFGLDNKVRKAITDMSMASWPAYENYSGNLGIQTLTDILYAHYGPNPASQDNNGWGQWTRATRDHIGMDRTVKNGTGNAGQYPSEVAKRFESTETTPDDLMLWFHHVPYTFKLHSGKTVIQHFYDAHYKGAATAQTFHKTWASLKGKIDDDRLDHDLFRLKYQAGHSIVWRDAINEFYRNLSGIPDKQNRVRNHPYRIEAEKMELDGYKPVNVTPTETASKYVAIYTNSTGTASTTLKSPKGTYNLAVNYYDIVGGKSTWSVYLNKRLIGKWVGDNEERLGHWPSEFLDGHSATRITFEGVKIQPGDKLVIIGKADGKETAALDYVSVLPQGIVD; this is encoded by the coding sequence ATGTGGCTCTCGACTTTACTCTTCGCTTTGTTCACCTGCGTTATCGCAGAGGATGGCATTGATGGTTGGCTGAGATATGCTCGCTTGCCATCAAGCGTCTCCATTAATGCCAAGTCGCTTCCTCGAAAGATCCATATCATTGGTGGTTCCAAGAGGAGTCCCCTCGGCAGTGCTGCCTCGGAACTCCAAAAGGGCTTCAGCGGTATTCTCAACATCGACTTGAAGACTGAGACCAACTCAAAGTCGTGCGACTTCTCACAGTCAATTGTCGTTACCACCGAGGAGAACCTCAAAAAGTCTTGCAAGGGCAAATTGTCTCATCCCaagcttgaggctgatggcTACTGGCTCAGCACTTCTGGCAACTCTGTCACGATCATTGGCCAGAATGAGCGCGGTGCTCTGTATGGCGCCTTTGAGTATCTCTCCATGCTCGGTCAGGGCAACTTCAAGAAAGTCGAGTACGCATCGAACCCCAGTGCGCCCATTCGATGGGCCAACCAGTGGGACAACCTCAACGCAAGCTCAACCCATGGCTCCATCGAGAGAGGCTATGGCGGTCCTTCTATCTTTTTTGACGGCGTCAAAAACGTGCGAAAGGATCTCTCACGAGTTCCTCTCTTCGGACGTCTTCTCGCCTCCATCGGTATCAACGCTGtcgtcatcaacaatgtCAACGCCGACGTGAGACTCTTTAATTCTGAGAACCGCAAGGGTCTTATCGAGATTGCCGACCTGCTTCGTCCCTGGGGTGTTCAAGTCGGTCTCTCTCTCAACTTTGCATCACCCCAGTTGCTCGGAGGCCTGGATACCTTTGATCCTCTTGACGAGAAGGTTATCAAGTGGTGGCATGAATTGACTGATGGTCTTTATGATGGTATTCCTGACATGGCTGGCTATTTGGTCAAGGCGAACTCGGAGGGCCAGCCCGGACCTATCACGTATAACCGCACTTTGGCTGATGGCGCCAACATGTTTGCCAAAGCTCTTGAGCCCCACGGCGGTGTCGTTATGTTCAGAGCTTTTGTTTATGACAAGCTTGACTGGAATGACTGGAAGGCTGACCGCGCCAACGCCGCTgtcgagttcttcaaggaGCTGGACGGAAAGTTTGACGACAACGTAGTCGTTCAGATCAAATACGGCCCCATTGACTTTCAGATACGGGAGCCAGTCTCGCCTTTGTTTTCACATCTTAGAAAGACCAATAGTGCTATTGAACTGCAGATCAGTCAAGAGTACTTAGGACAGCAATGTCATCTGGTCTATCTGCCTCCGCTGTGGAAGACGATCCTGGATTTCGACATGCGAATCGACGGCAAAAAGTCCCAAGTCCGCGATATCGTATCCGGAAAAGTATTCAAGCGACGCCTAGGAGGATATGCTGGTGTCACAAATGTTGGTTTGGACAAGACGTGGCTTGGAAGTCATCTGTCGATGTCAAACCTGTACGCATTTGGACGTCTCGCTTGGGACCCCACGACGGATTCCCAGGAAATTCTCGAGGACTGGACGCGTCTGACCTTCGGACTCGACAACAAGGTCCGAAAAGCCATTACTGATATGTCTATGGCTTCTTGGCCGGCCTATGAGAACTATTCCGGCAACCTGGGCATTCAGACCTTGACCGATATTCTCTACGCCCATTACGGACCCAACCCAGCTTCGCAGGACAACAACGGCTGGGGACAATGGACCAGGGCAACCCGCGATCACATTGGTATGGATCGTACAGTCAAGAACGGAACTGGAAACGCTGGCCAGTATCCCTCTGAAGTTGCCAAGCGGTTCGAGAGCACCGAAACGACCCCCGATGACCTCATGCTCTGGTTCCACCATGTCCCCTACACTTTCAAGCTCCACTCGGGTAAGACTGTGATTCAGCACTTCTACGATGCTCATTACAAGGGTGCAGCTACAGCTCAGACTTTCCACAAGACCTGGGCGTCGCTGAAGGGCAAGATCGATGACGACAGACTGGACCACGATCTGTTTAGACTAAAGTACCAGGCTGGCCACTCGATCGTTTGGAGAGACGCTATCAACGAATTCTACCGCAACCTGTCTGGCATTCCTGACAAACAGAACCGTGTTCGCAATCATCCTTACAGAatcgaggctgagaagatggaGCTCGATGGCTATAAACCTGTCAATGTCACCCCTACTGAAACTGCTTCCAAGTATGTCGCTATCTATACAAACAGCACTGGAACAGCCAGCACCACTCTCAAGTCCCCCAAGGGCACATATAACCTTGCTGTCAACTACTATGATATCGTTGGTGGCAAGTCCACTTGGTCTGTATACCTCAACAAGCGACTGATCGGCAAGTGGGTTGGAGACAATGAAGAGCGACTTGGTCATTGGCCAAGTGAGTTCCTTGACGGTCACTCTGCCACTCGTATCACCTTTGAAGGTGTCAAGATCCAACCAGGTGATAAGCTCGTGATCATTGGAAAGGCTGATGGCAAGGAAACAGCTGCGTTGGATTATGTTTCAGTTTTGCCTCAGGGCATTGTTGACTAG
- a CDS encoding 1, 4-beta cellobiohydrolase, whose translation MAYKLILAAFAATALAAPVEERQSCSNGVWAQCGGQNWSGTPCCTSGNKCVKLNDFYSQCQPGTAEPSSTAAGPSSTTATKTTATGGSSTTAGGSVTSAPPAASGNPYSGVDLWANSYYRSEVMNLAVPKLSGAKATAAAKVADVPSFQWMDTYDHISLMEDTLADIRKANKAGGKYAGQFVVYDLPNRDCAAAASNGEYSLDKDGANKYKAYIAKIKGILQDYSDTKVILVIEPDSLANLVTNLNVDKCAKAESAYKELTVYAIKELNLPNVSMYLDAGHGGWLGWPANIGPAAKLYAQIYKDAGKPSRVRGLVTNVANYNGWKLSTKPDYTESNPNYDEQRYINAFAPLLAQEGWSNVKFIVDQGRSGKQPTGQKAQGDWCNAKGTGFGLRPSTNTGDALADAFVWVKPGGESDGTSDTSAARYDYHCGLDDALKPAPEAGTWFQAYFEQLLDNANPSFL comes from the exons ATGGCCTACAAGCTTATCCTCGCCGCCTTTGCGGCTACAGCTCTTGCTGCTCCTGTTGAAGAGCGCCAGTCCTGCAGCAACGGAGTTTG GGCTCAGTGTGGTGGCCAGAACTGGAGCGGCACTCCTTGCTGCACCAGCGGAAACAAGTGtgtcaagctcaacgacTTCTACTCCCAGTGCCAGCCCGGCACTGCTGAGCCTTCATCGACTGCTGCTGGACCCAGCTCCACCACtgccaccaagaccaccgCCACGGGTGGAAGCTCTACTACTGCTGGAGGCTCTGTCACTTCTGCCCCTCCTGCGGCCAGTGGCAACCCTTACTCTGGTGTTGATCTCTGGGCCAACAGCTACTACCGCTCTGAGGTTATGAACTTGGCTGTTCCTAAGCTGAGCGGTGCCAAGgctactgctgctgctaaGGTCGCTGATGTTCCCTCCTTCCAGTGGAT GGACACCTACGACCATATTTCTCTCATGGAGGATACCCTTGCTGATATCCGCAAGGCTAACAAGGCTGGTGGCAAGTATGCTGGTCAGTTCGTTGTCTACGATCTTCCCAACCGTGACtgcgctgctgctgcctccAATGGAGAGTACTCCCTCGACAAGGACGGTGCCAACAAGTACAAGGCCTAcatcgccaagatcaagggcATCCTCCAGGACTACTCCGACACCAAGGTCATCCTTGTCATTG AGCCTGACTCTCTTGCTAACCTGGTCACCAACCTGAACGTCGACAAGTGTGCCAAGGCCGAGAGTGCTTACAAGGAGCTCACCGTTTACGCTATCAAGGAACTCAACCTCCCCAACGTCTCCATGTACCTCGATGCCGGTCACGGTGGCTGGCTCGGCTGGCCCGCCAACATTGGCCCTGCTGCTAAGCTCTACGCCCAGATCTACAAGGATGCTGGCAAGCCTTCTCGCGTTCGCGGTCTCGTCACCAACGTCGCCAACTACAACGGCTGGAAGCTCTCCACCAAGCCCGACTACACCGAGAGCAACCCCAACTACGATGAGCAGCGATACATCAACGCCTTCGCTCCTCTTCTCGCTCAGGAGGGCTGGTCCAATGTCAAGTTTATCGTCGACCAGGGCCGATCTGGTAAGCAGCCTACTGGTCAGAAGGCTCAGGGCGATTGGTGCAACGCCAAGGGTACTGGTTTCGGACTTCGACCTTCCACCAACACTGGTGATGCTCTCGCCGACGCTTTCGTCTGGGTCAAGCCTGGTGGTGAGTCTGATGGTACCTCTGATACCTCTGCTGCTCGCTATGACTACCACTGTGGTCTCGATGATGCTCTCAA GCCCGCTCCTGAGGCCGGAACCTGGTTCCAGGCTTACTTCGAGCAGCTCCTCGACAACGCCAACCCCTCATTTCTGTAA